From Candidatus Pedobacter colombiensis, one genomic window encodes:
- a CDS encoding OsmC family protein, whose translation MAKEHQYQAKLTWAGNKGSGTMDYRSYDRNYIISIDNKPDIFGSSDSAFLGDKTKHNPEDLLLASLSSCHMLWYLHLCSQNEIIVMDYKDNPIGKMTENSDGSGHFNEVVLNPVVVITDEKHIEKANALHDQAHKMCFIANSCNFPIKHEPQCVVERG comes from the coding sequence ATGGCTAAAGAACATCAATATCAAGCGAAACTTACATGGGCGGGCAATAAAGGCTCGGGAACAATGGATTATAGGTCTTACGACAGAAATTATATTATCTCGATTGACAATAAGCCTGATATATTTGGATCTTCTGACTCCGCATTTCTTGGTGATAAAACAAAACATAACCCCGAGGATCTTTTATTAGCTTCTTTATCGTCCTGCCACATGCTATGGTATTTGCACTTATGCTCGCAAAATGAAATTATTGTAATGGATTACAAGGACAATCCAATAGGTAAGATGACTGAAAATTCTGATGGAAGTGGCCATTTTAACGAGGTTGTGCTTAATCCGGTTGTAGTGATTACAGATGAGAAACATATTGAAAAGGCAAATGCACTGCACGATCAGGCACATAAGATGTGTTTTATTGCTAATTCCTGTAATTTTCCAATTAAACATGAACCGCAATGTGTAGTAGAGCGTGGGTAA
- a CDS encoding diacylglycerol kinase family protein: protein MGRFIKSFGYAFSGLGYSFKSQFNFKIHVFALVVVSIAGWWFKLSVSEWLWIIAASGLVLMAELFNTAIEVLVDLVSPEIHPKAKIIKDAAAAAVLMIAIAAVIIGLIIFVPKIFNCAT from the coding sequence ATGGGTAGGTTTATAAAAAGTTTTGGCTACGCATTTTCCGGATTGGGCTATAGTTTTAAGAGCCAATTCAATTTTAAAATACATGTTTTTGCCTTGGTTGTAGTAAGTATCGCAGGCTGGTGGTTTAAGCTGTCGGTCAGCGAATGGCTTTGGATCATTGCAGCGAGTGGATTGGTATTGATGGCAGAATTGTTCAATACGGCTATAGAAGTATTGGTTGATCTGGTTTCTCCTGAAATTCACCCCAAAGCTAAGATCATTAAAGATGCTGCTGCTGCTGCTGTACTTATGATAGCTATTGCCGCTGTAATTATTGGTTTGATCATCTTTGTTCCCAAAATATTTAACTGTGCTACATAA
- a CDS encoding phospholipase C, phosphocholine-specific has product MESRRAFIKKSLLLSGAAGLSTMLPASIQRALAIDPKLGSSFLDAEHIVILMQENRSFDHCFGTLQGVRGFNDPRAITLPNQKPVWMQTNALGDTYVPFRLNIKDSKVTWMGDLPHSRASQVDAYHNGKYDQWLTAKRSGNKKYSDMPLTLGHYTREDLPFNYAMADAFTVCDQNFCSGMTSTTPNRSFFWTGKISYDLDGLQKVNIRNDDFSYGKLPWKAFPEVLEENNVTWGFYQNDLSCGGGYKGEERAWLSNFGCNLLEFFAAYNVKFSSRYIKNLQKLVETLPGEINKLQEASPSSDAAARKIKADLKNKLEALDNAASELKKWSKEAYDKLTDQQKSLFKRAFVINSGDPDFRDITTLTYEEGNTKREVTVPKGDVLYQFRKDVNTGKLPAVSWLAGPQNFSDHPSAPWYGAWYVSEVLDILTKNPEVWKKTIFITTYDENDGYFDHVPPFSIPDAKIPATGLVSKGIDTEIEYVRLANELKQGIPEKAAREAPIGLGFRVPMLIASPWSRGGRVCSEVFDHTSTLQFLEVFFSKKLNKNIRIDNISEWRRTICGDLTSVFTPFNGEKVDKINFLDRNNTVETIYNARFKADPSGFKKITDADLGRYGANPQASGLMSTQEKGIRPSCALPYELYTDGKLQDNKQHFEIKLKAGDAVFGKNAAGAPFTVYAPEKFTDTSDNIGTQVCRNWSFAVKAGDILAYSWPLDAFEDGKYHLRVNGPNGYYREFKGTVNNPRLNVFCTYERNVANGKPTGNVLLKLVNTDASKDYEVTIKDVGYHKNDVRKKVAAGSSQELVLDLKQSHSWYDFILMVAGAERFEQRYAGRVEDGLAGFSDPVMGGIV; this is encoded by the coding sequence ATGGAATCAAGAAGAGCATTTATTAAAAAATCATTGTTATTGTCTGGTGCTGCCGGACTGTCGACCATGCTTCCGGCATCGATACAGCGGGCACTGGCTATTGACCCAAAATTGGGGAGTAGCTTTCTTGACGCTGAACATATTGTCATTTTAATGCAGGAAAACAGGTCGTTTGACCATTGCTTTGGTACCCTGCAAGGTGTAAGGGGGTTTAATGATCCTCGGGCCATAACACTTCCAAACCAAAAACCGGTATGGATGCAAACCAATGCGCTTGGAGATACTTACGTCCCATTTCGTTTAAATATTAAAGATTCTAAAGTTACCTGGATGGGTGATTTGCCGCATTCGCGGGCTAGTCAGGTTGATGCTTATCATAATGGAAAATATGATCAATGGTTGACAGCGAAAAGATCAGGGAATAAAAAGTATAGTGACATGCCTTTAACTCTAGGGCATTATACCCGTGAAGATTTGCCTTTTAATTATGCCATGGCAGATGCTTTTACGGTATGCGATCAGAACTTTTGTTCAGGCATGACGAGTACCACACCTAACCGCTCTTTCTTTTGGACGGGTAAGATTAGTTATGATTTGGATGGATTGCAAAAAGTAAACATCAGAAATGATGATTTTAGTTATGGAAAACTACCCTGGAAAGCTTTCCCGGAAGTACTCGAAGAAAACAATGTGACATGGGGCTTTTATCAGAATGATTTGAGTTGTGGGGGTGGATATAAAGGCGAAGAACGTGCCTGGTTAAGCAATTTTGGCTGTAACTTGTTAGAGTTTTTTGCTGCTTATAATGTGAAGTTTTCATCAAGATATATTAAAAACCTGCAAAAACTGGTAGAAACCCTTCCGGGTGAAATAAATAAACTGCAGGAAGCGAGCCCTTCAAGTGATGCTGCCGCCAGGAAAATAAAAGCTGATCTGAAAAATAAACTGGAAGCACTGGATAATGCGGCTTCAGAATTAAAAAAATGGAGCAAGGAAGCATATGATAAATTAACAGATCAGCAAAAGTCTCTGTTTAAAAGGGCTTTTGTGATCAATTCCGGTGATCCTGATTTCAGGGATATTACGACGTTGACTTATGAAGAGGGTAATACTAAGCGGGAGGTGACTGTGCCTAAAGGGGATGTATTGTATCAATTCAGAAAAGATGTAAATACGGGTAAACTGCCTGCTGTTTCCTGGCTGGCGGGTCCTCAGAATTTTTCTGATCACCCAAGTGCACCATGGTATGGCGCATGGTATGTTTCGGAAGTTCTGGATATTCTGACCAAAAACCCTGAAGTATGGAAAAAGACAATCTTTATCACGACTTATGATGAGAATGATGGCTACTTTGACCATGTCCCCCCGTTCTCTATTCCGGATGCTAAAATTCCGGCAACAGGTTTGGTCTCAAAAGGAATTGATACAGAGATAGAGTATGTCAGGCTTGCTAATGAATTGAAACAAGGAATTCCCGAAAAGGCAGCACGGGAAGCGCCTATTGGATTGGGCTTTAGAGTGCCTATGCTGATTGCTTCGCCATGGAGTAGAGGTGGTCGGGTTTGCTCAGAGGTTTTTGATCATACCTCTACCTTGCAATTTCTGGAAGTGTTTTTTAGTAAGAAACTCAATAAAAATATAAGAATCGATAACATTAGTGAATGGCGTAGAACGATATGTGGCGATCTGACCTCGGTATTTACTCCTTTTAATGGGGAGAAGGTGGATAAAATCAATTTCCTTGACCGCAATAATACTGTTGAAACAATTTATAATGCCAGGTTTAAAGCTGATCCGTCCGGATTTAAAAAGATAACGGATGCGGACTTAGGTAGGTATGGAGCAAATCCACAGGCTAGTGGGTTAATGTCGACGCAGGAGAAAGGTATTCGTCCTTCTTGTGCTTTGCCGTATGAATTGTATACCGATGGTAAATTGCAGGATAATAAGCAGCATTTTGAAATAAAACTAAAAGCTGGAGACGCTGTTTTTGGCAAAAATGCTGCAGGTGCTCCATTTACGGTTTATGCACCGGAGAAGTTTACTGATACTTCGGATAATATAGGTACTCAGGTTTGTAGAAACTGGTCATTTGCAGTTAAAGCAGGTGATATTTTAGCTTACAGTTGGCCGCTTGATGCTTTTGAGGACGGGAAGTATCACCTTAGGGTAAATGGGCCTAATGGTTACTATCGGGAATTTAAGGGAACTGTTAATAATCCGCGACTCAATGTATTTTGCACCTACGAACGCAATGTGGCAAACGGTAAGCCAACGGGTAATGTGTTGTTGAAGCTGGTGAATACAGATGCTTCGAAGGATTATGAGGTAACTATTAAAGATGTTGGCTATCATAAAAATGATGTTAGAAAGAAAGTAGCTGCAGGAAGTAGTCAGGAGTTGGTGCTGGATTTAAAACAGAGTCATAGCTGGTATGATTTTATTCTCATGGTTGCAGGAGCAGAGCGTTTTGAGCAAAGATATGCCGGAAGAGTTGAAGACGGACTTGCCGGCTTTAGTGATCCGGTGATGGGTGGAATTGTTTAG
- a CDS encoding ATP-binding protein, with translation MKKYLGLVFIIALSVSAKAQHSLVKLWETDSVVDLPESVLPDTKNKILYASQMGNNPNDKDGIGGVAKIGMDGKIIDLNWITGLNSPKGLGRIGNVMYAADLSDVVVIDIAKGKVTRIIPIDSAKFLNDITVSDKGIVYVSDSKTKRIHKIENGKPSVYMENIGGVNGLKAIGTDLFIVGGKTIWKADAQKKMTRIAELPNGGDGLEPVGNGDFLFTSWAGYVYYVYADGKYDLMLDTHLEKKNTADLGYDPVKKILYIPTFYKKTVMAYQLK, from the coding sequence ATGAAGAAGTATCTTGGTTTGGTTTTTATAATTGCTTTATCTGTAAGTGCGAAGGCGCAACATAGCCTTGTAAAGCTTTGGGAAACTGACAGTGTGGTTGATCTGCCCGAGTCGGTGTTGCCTGATACAAAAAATAAAATACTGTATGCTTCACAAATGGGTAATAATCCTAATGATAAGGACGGGATAGGAGGGGTAGCTAAAATTGGAATGGATGGAAAAATAATTGACCTGAACTGGATAACGGGATTAAACTCGCCAAAAGGGTTGGGCAGGATTGGTAACGTGATGTATGCTGCAGATTTATCTGATGTGGTGGTGATAGATATTGCAAAAGGTAAAGTGACACGGATAATACCGATAGATAGCGCGAAGTTTTTGAATGATATTACGGTTAGTGATAAGGGAATTGTATATGTTTCGGACTCGAAAACCAAACGTATTCACAAAATAGAAAATGGTAAGCCTTCCGTATACATGGAAAATATTGGTGGTGTAAATGGGCTAAAGGCTATTGGTACTGATCTATTTATTGTGGGCGGGAAAACAATATGGAAAGCTGATGCACAAAAGAAGATGACTAGAATTGCAGAATTACCAAATGGAGGTGATGGATTAGAACCTGTTGGAAATGGCGACTTCTTGTTTACCAGCTGGGCAGGCTATGTATATTATGTGTATGCGGATGGTAAATATGACTTGATGCTGGATACACATTTAGAGAAAAAGAATACTGCCGATCTTGGGTATGATCCGGTAAAAAAGATTTTATACATTCCTACTTTTTATAAAAAGACGGTAATGGCATACCAGCTTAAATAA
- a CDS encoding glucose 1-dehydrogenase, protein MKSLENKVAVVTGAGSGIGKAVAFIFAAKGAKVVVSDINEEHGNAVVVEIKQKGGEAVFIKADTSKAIDNDSLVKKAVAHYGALHISVNNAGIGGEAAPTGEYPVESWDKVIGINLSGVFYGLRYQIPAILKSGGGSIINMASILGQVGTKFSPAYVAAKHGVVGLTKSAALEYADQKIRINSVGPGYIKTPLLEEHLSPEQMEGLVKLHPIGRLGEAQEIAELVLWLASDKASFVTGAYYVADGGYLAQ, encoded by the coding sequence ATGAAAAGTTTAGAGAATAAAGTTGCTGTTGTTACCGGAGCTGGTTCTGGTATTGGTAAAGCTGTTGCCTTTATCTTTGCTGCTAAAGGTGCAAAAGTTGTTGTTTCGGATATTAATGAGGAGCATGGAAACGCTGTGGTAGTGGAGATCAAACAAAAAGGTGGTGAGGCGGTATTTATAAAAGCGGATACTTCCAAAGCAATTGATAATGATAGTTTGGTAAAGAAGGCTGTAGCCCATTATGGAGCTTTACACATTAGTGTAAACAATGCCGGAATTGGGGGAGAAGCAGCGCCTACAGGTGAATATCCTGTTGAAAGCTGGGATAAAGTAATTGGAATTAATCTGAGTGGTGTATTTTATGGTTTGCGTTATCAGATCCCTGCCATTTTGAAAAGCGGAGGTGGTAGCATTATTAATATGGCGTCTATTTTGGGACAGGTTGGTACAAAATTCTCTCCTGCTTATGTGGCAGCTAAACACGGTGTAGTGGGCTTAACTAAATCTGCTGCACTTGAATATGCCGATCAGAAAATCCGCATTAATTCTGTCGGTCCGGGCTATATTAAAACGCCTTTGCTAGAGGAACACCTTAGCCCAGAACAGATGGAGGGATTGGTGAAATTACATCCAATAGGGCGTTTAGGCGAAGCGCAGGAAATTGCAGAGCTCGTATTGTGGTTAGCCTCTGATAAGGCTTCTTTTGTTACAGGAGCTTATTATGTTGCTGATGGTGGGTA
- the rlmF gene encoding 23S rRNA (adenine(1618)-N(6))-methyltransferase RlmF has protein sequence MVEKNILHPRNKHRSRYDFPELIKSLPGLAPFVAVNVYGDQSIDFADPVAVKMLNKALLKHFYGIDHWDIPANYLCPPIPGRADYIHYIADLLAQNNGGVVPKGKMVKGLDIGVGANCIYPIIGHQEYGWSFVGSDIDSLAIKAAKTIVAANKPLSDAITLKHQLHKAHIFKGIVKPGELFDFTICNPPFHASAAEAAAGSKKKTRNLGKGKASHGVLNFGGQNTELWCEGGEVSFIRNMINESADIADQCLWFSSLVSKSGNLPFIYKALQSAGVVEVKTVEMAQGQKISRFVAWTYLNAAEKEKWRH, from the coding sequence ATGGTAGAAAAAAATATCCTTCATCCCCGAAATAAACACCGCTCCAGGTACGATTTTCCTGAATTGATTAAAAGCTTGCCTGGCTTAGCTCCATTTGTTGCTGTAAATGTTTATGGAGATCAATCGATAGATTTTGCTGACCCTGTTGCCGTAAAAATGTTAAATAAAGCTTTGTTGAAGCATTTTTATGGGATTGATCATTGGGATATACCGGCAAACTATTTATGTCCACCAATACCAGGCAGGGCCGATTATATTCATTATATAGCTGACTTGCTTGCGCAAAACAACGGTGGTGTTGTTCCAAAAGGAAAAATGGTGAAAGGGCTGGATATAGGTGTGGGTGCTAATTGTATTTACCCAATTATAGGGCATCAGGAGTACGGATGGAGTTTTGTTGGGTCGGATATTGATTCTCTAGCTATTAAAGCGGCAAAAACCATTGTAGCGGCTAATAAGCCTTTGTCAGATGCGATAACCTTAAAACATCAACTACATAAAGCTCATATTTTTAAAGGGATTGTTAAACCGGGTGAGTTATTCGATTTTACGATTTGCAATCCACCTTTTCATGCTTCAGCTGCAGAAGCCGCTGCGGGCTCAAAGAAGAAAACCCGTAATCTTGGTAAAGGTAAGGCAAGTCACGGAGTGTTGAATTTTGGCGGACAAAATACTGAGCTTTGGTGTGAAGGTGGAGAGGTGTCTTTTATCAGGAATATGATCAATGAAAGCGCGGATATAGCCGATCAATGTTTGTGGTTTTCTAGTCTGGTTTCAAAAAGCGGTAATTTGCCATTTATTTATAAGGCATTGCAAAGCGCAGGAGTGGTAGAAGTTAAAACGGTTGAAATGGCACAAGGACAGAAGATCAGCCGTTTTGTAGCCTGGACCTATCTGAATGCCGCTGAGAAAGAAAAATGGCGCCACTAG
- the recO gene encoding DNA repair protein RecO, with protein MLHKTRGIVLKTTLYSESSVIVQIFTEKFGIQSYMINGVKKPRAKISMNMLQPLHLVDMVVYHKVNTSIQRVSELRPSPVFRSIPYDIIKSTIVLFLNEVLYKSIRQQTTDEYLFDFIFSAVSWFDEAEEMNVNFHLAFLLKLSRFLGFAPSTETKSDQSYFDLQEGEFRSSIPVHPNFLHKSEASLFISLFSLPFEKINEINIENQTRRLILDKILVYYTLHTASFGDIRSHQVLEDVLS; from the coding sequence GTGCTACATAAAACCAGAGGCATAGTTTTAAAAACTACATTGTATAGCGAAAGCAGTGTAATTGTGCAGATTTTTACGGAAAAATTTGGTATTCAGTCTTATATGATCAATGGTGTAAAGAAGCCGAGAGCCAAAATAAGTATGAATATGTTGCAGCCACTGCACCTGGTAGATATGGTGGTTTATCATAAAGTGAACACGAGTATACAACGTGTTTCTGAACTTAGGCCATCTCCAGTTTTTCGCAGTATTCCTTACGACATTATTAAGAGTACCATTGTTCTTTTTTTAAATGAAGTTTTATACAAAAGCATCAGGCAGCAAACCACCGATGAGTATTTGTTTGATTTTATATTTAGTGCAGTGAGCTGGTTCGACGAAGCGGAAGAGATGAACGTAAATTTTCACCTTGCTTTTTTGTTGAAGCTGTCCCGTTTTTTAGGATTTGCACCAAGTACAGAAACTAAAAGTGACCAAAGTTATTTTGATTTGCAGGAGGGCGAATTCAGATCCTCTATTCCTGTGCATCCTAATTTTCTCCATAAATCTGAAGCTTCGTTATTCATTTCTTTATTTTCTTTGCCTTTTGAAAAAATAAATGAAATAAATATTGAGAATCAGACCCGGCGATTGATTTTGGATAAAATACTGGTTTACTATACATTACATACAGCCTCTTTTGGGGATATTCGATCTCATCAAGTATTAGAAGATGTCCTTTCATAA